Proteins encoded within one genomic window of Alteribacter populi:
- a CDS encoding 1,4-dihydroxy-6-naphthoate synthase yields the protein MNIAFSPCPNDTFTFHAWVHGLISGGEKLDVTYADINITNNWATEVKGPEVMKISYAALPWVLEDYALIPCGGALGRGCGPLVLTAGNMKDPASLAGKKVAVPSEKSTAYLLFRLWAADNVPGGVGEIEVMPFDHIMPAVRDGKIDAGLVIHEARFTYHQFNLTMMSDLGEWWEKDTGLPIPLGAIIAHRSLDLKSIEKWTRESVEYAWDNPEASREYVLEHAQEMSPEVVQAHIDLYVNEFTRDLGDEGYTAIEALLGRAAKEGIVPEFDLKALRK from the coding sequence ATGAATATCGCATTTTCACCGTGTCCAAACGACACATTTACTTTTCATGCATGGGTGCATGGACTTATTTCCGGCGGAGAAAAACTTGATGTAACGTATGCAGATATTAATATAACGAACAACTGGGCTACTGAAGTGAAGGGACCTGAAGTGATGAAAATCTCGTATGCGGCGCTCCCATGGGTGTTGGAGGATTATGCATTAATTCCTTGTGGAGGAGCTTTGGGCAGAGGCTGTGGCCCTCTTGTGTTAACCGCAGGGAACATGAAAGACCCGGCATCATTAGCAGGAAAAAAAGTAGCGGTGCCAAGTGAAAAATCAACCGCGTATCTCCTATTCCGGCTTTGGGCTGCAGACAATGTTCCAGGTGGTGTTGGAGAAATAGAAGTGATGCCATTCGATCACATTATGCCAGCTGTCCGTGATGGTAAAATCGATGCTGGTCTCGTTATCCATGAAGCGCGGTTTACGTACCATCAATTTAACTTAACGATGATGAGCGATTTAGGTGAGTGGTGGGAAAAAGATACTGGCCTTCCGATTCCTTTAGGAGCAATCATCGCCCACCGGTCACTCGATCTGAAAAGCATTGAAAAGTGGACGAGAGAATCGGTAGAGTATGCGTGGGATAATCCGGAAGCATCTCGCGAATATGTTCTCGAGCATGCACAAGAGATGTCGCCCGAAGTTGTACAAGCCCATATTGATCTTTATGTAAATGAGTTTACAAGAGACTTGGGTGATGAAGGATACACGGCTATTGAAGCTCTCCTCGGACGTGCAGCAAAAGAAGGAATCGTCCCAGAGTTTGACCTAAAAGCTTTACGAAAATAG
- a CDS encoding sulfurtransferase TusA family protein, whose amino-acid sequence MSSKSDKVLDAKALACPMPIVRTKKAMEELASGEVLEIHATDKGAKSDLIAWAKAGGHEFLGDKDEDPVLKFWIKKG is encoded by the coding sequence ATGTCAAGCAAGTCAGATAAAGTTTTAGATGCAAAAGCTCTGGCATGCCCAATGCCAATCGTAAGAACGAAAAAGGCGATGGAGGAATTGGCGAGTGGTGAAGTCCTTGAAATTCACGCTACGGACAAGGGTGCGAAGAGTGATCTTATTGCTTGGGCAAAAGCGGGTGGACACGAATTTCTTGGTGACAAAGATGAAGATCCAGTGTTGAAGTTTTGGATTAAAAAAGGATAG
- a CDS encoding MarR family winged helix-turn-helix transcriptional regulator — MKHEMNQMVGYHINLVSHFMQNQYNRNLSDLGLTMAQAKVLYLLFNDGSQSQSELQKRLFIKGSTMNGIIESMQKRELISKSDSLEDRRTKIIALTEKGRLLEEKLWHEMSQLDQELVTGFSKEEQEVLISWLKRMQNNIHVEKENSKGEGE; from the coding sequence ATGAAGCATGAAATGAATCAAATGGTCGGTTATCATATTAATTTGGTTTCTCATTTTATGCAGAATCAATATAACCGAAACCTTTCGGATCTGGGATTAACGATGGCTCAGGCAAAAGTTCTTTATCTACTATTTAATGATGGCAGTCAATCGCAGTCTGAACTACAAAAGCGTTTATTCATCAAAGGATCAACGATGAACGGCATCATTGAATCGATGCAGAAGCGGGAGTTAATTTCAAAATCCGATAGTTTGGAAGATCGCCGTACCAAGATTATTGCCTTAACTGAGAAAGGCAGATTATTAGAAGAAAAGCTTTGGCATGAAATGAGCCAACTAGATCAAGAGCTTGTAACTGGCTTTTCTAAAGAAGAGCAGGAAGTCCTCATCTCCTGGTTAAAAAGAATGCAGAATAACATTCATGTTGAAAAAGAAAATTCAAAAGGGGAGGGGGAATAG
- a CDS encoding MATE family efflux transporter: protein MEQKEQSQRLGTEPIPKLLKNLSIPAMIGMFVMAFYNVVDTIFISWFVGISGVAGVTIAFPVMLIIMAVAAAVGIGGASVISRRLGENRGGEANQVFGNILTMIIIFSVFAFIGAFTFLEPLLGLFGATPETMGYAIDYMFPIMLGTIFFSFAFTTNSIIRSEGNARFAMMTMIIPSVLNIALDPVFIVLLDMGVQGAAVATVISQASVSIVVIRYFMKGKSTLSPRLADFRPVYTVIKEVVVIGMPAFVRQVAGSVMMVAINAMLLRFGGDFHVGVFGIVQRVAMFTLMPMMGILQGMQPIIGYNYGAKQFGRLKDTVWLGLKVVTAFSALVFIIVMFFPHWFMRIFTADPETIAAGAEGMRIMFAAALLIGAQVVSGGIYQALGKAKPALLLSMARQVLFLIPLVLILPHYFGVMGVWLAFPLADVLAFALSAILLYRDRKLFLVKTESDLIYQEPKKQAASS, encoded by the coding sequence ATGGAACAGAAAGAACAAAGTCAAAGATTAGGCACAGAACCTATTCCAAAACTACTTAAAAACCTCTCCATTCCAGCTATGATTGGAATGTTTGTCATGGCTTTCTATAACGTGGTCGATACCATTTTCATTTCATGGTTTGTGGGAATTTCAGGCGTTGCAGGCGTGACGATTGCTTTTCCAGTGATGTTGATCATCATGGCTGTGGCTGCTGCTGTTGGTATTGGCGGCGCCTCTGTTATTTCCCGTAGGCTAGGGGAAAATAGAGGCGGTGAGGCAAACCAAGTATTCGGAAACATTTTAACGATGATCATAATTTTCAGTGTGTTTGCATTTATTGGTGCTTTTACATTTTTAGAGCCGTTACTTGGCTTGTTTGGTGCAACACCAGAAACGATGGGGTACGCCATCGATTATATGTTCCCAATCATGCTTGGGACGATCTTTTTCTCGTTCGCTTTTACAACGAACAGTATTATCCGATCTGAAGGGAATGCTCGTTTTGCAATGATGACGATGATTATCCCGTCAGTATTAAATATTGCGCTTGATCCCGTGTTTATTGTATTGTTAGATATGGGCGTACAAGGCGCAGCTGTGGCAACGGTGATCTCACAAGCGTCTGTTTCTATTGTTGTCATTCGCTACTTCATGAAGGGGAAAAGTACATTGTCGCCTCGTCTTGCTGATTTTCGTCCTGTTTATACAGTGATAAAGGAAGTCGTCGTCATAGGGATGCCTGCGTTTGTAAGGCAAGTTGCGGGAAGTGTCATGATGGTGGCGATTAATGCTATGCTTCTCCGGTTTGGAGGGGACTTTCATGTTGGCGTCTTTGGTATTGTCCAACGAGTTGCGATGTTTACCCTCATGCCAATGATGGGAATTCTTCAAGGAATGCAGCCGATCATCGGTTATAATTATGGAGCGAAGCAATTTGGTAGATTAAAAGATACTGTTTGGCTTGGTTTGAAAGTGGTAACCGCATTTTCTGCCCTCGTTTTCATTATTGTGATGTTTTTTCCACATTGGTTTATGCGCATATTTACAGCCGATCCGGAAACGATTGCCGCTGGAGCAGAGGGAATGCGAATTATGTTTGCCGCAGCACTGTTAATTGGTGCACAAGTTGTCAGTGGCGGAATTTATCAAGCGCTAGGTAAAGCAAAACCAGCACTGTTGTTATCGATGGCAAGGCAAGTATTATTTCTAATCCCACTTGTCCTCATTTTGCCGCATTACTTCGGGGTCATGGGTGTATGGTTAGCGTTTCCGCTTGCCGATGTATTAGCATTTGCGTTATCAGCAATCCTCCTTTACCGAGATCGAAAATTGTTCCTCGTTAAAACGGAAAGTGATCTAATATATCAAGAACCAAAAAAGCAAGCAGCGTCTTCATAA
- a CDS encoding YusW family protein, with the protein MKQFGLAFTAACLAFIIVGCGTAEDNDDLGTIDDPDTGDINQEDDDTTEDDMAEEGAGNWYQELTFKDFELDVEYNHGDYEVEYEYNNGNPEAEIDDTRQGETISMEGQEALEELESPLTSLEITSDMNHEEVIDATIEAFDLEEDYLEFEIEVEYFDDTEAEVEDE; encoded by the coding sequence ATGAAACAATTCGGATTAGCCTTCACAGCTGCCTGTCTTGCCTTCATCATAGTTGGATGTGGCACAGCTGAAGATAACGACGACCTTGGAACAATAGATGATCCAGACACAGGAGATATAAACCAAGAGGATGATGACACTACTGAAGACGACATGGCTGAAGAAGGTGCTGGAAATTGGTATCAAGAACTGACCTTTAAGGATTTTGAATTGGATGTCGAGTACAACCACGGGGATTATGAGGTTGAATATGAGTATAATAACGGCAACCCAGAAGCTGAAATTGACGACACTAGACAAGGAGAAACGATTTCGATGGAAGGACAGGAAGCATTAGAAGAACTTGAAAGTCCTCTTACGTCTCTCGAAATTACAAGCGACATGAATCATGAGGAAGTTATCGATGCGACTATTGAAGCTTTTGACCTCGAGGAAGATTACCTTGAGTTTGAAATCGAAGTCGAGTATTTTGACGATACAGAAGCTGAAGTAGAAGACGAATAA
- a CDS encoding ATP-binding protein, which translates to MKILRLAGLLAILYLVLDSLPETVTKASSIKVDGESDRYELHSQMELLEDKDRQWDIEKVRQPPLNAQFIESGKGVPSYGYTSAVYWVRFEVHNTTSEENWLLEVPYPPHDAITLYTEENGSFTSNETGDLLPFVERDVEHRNFVYQLSLEEDSSQTFYVRFESEGSMQLPLTLWSEEQFLQKSQHEYLLLGLYYGIGFVMILYNLFLFFSLRLRSYLWYVLFIFSLLFVHFTLNGLAFQYVWPELPWWNHRAIVFFMAVANGTALLFSRSFLNLRLHIPKLDSMFKWFVLFQFFIAVILMVNYQLALNLVMGSTIVLVFAVICAAFICWKRGYRPARFFLFGWVIFLIGVFVSSLADAGLIPVLFLTKYASQIGSVLEVILFSLALADKFKILQLEKEHAEREAKESQKMAVEHLQWANKMKDDFLASTTHELRTPLNGIIGIAESLKDGAAGEADERLKQNLGLIISSGMRLSHLVNDLLDYSKLKHKDILLKIKPVRVREMVDVIFSLLSSLKRESVQFENNVPVNLPPAKADEDRIQQIFYNLIGNALKFTEKGSISVSAFLKDDKVTIEIADTGKGITPTTMEVLFDDFEQGEGAHKKMGTGIGLSITKHLVELHGGSIRVDSRIGKGSTFSFDMPFYADGTVQKHDEAQPGVNAIEFPVFGTKRMKSEKGTILVADDERVNLQVIVNQLVLNGYEVLMAQNGQQVLEMVKEPGRIDLIILDVMMPKKTGYEVSREIRKSFSLTELPILILTARSDIKDIVTAFESGANDYLMKPCSKEELLARVETLMTLEKVMEQVHEKAEQLSVLNEELSRLNNNLEARVKDRTERLEKKTNELARVEASRRKLLSNISHELGTPMTSLQGYVKAMIDGIVEVNDPHYLNLIYQKVCFLDRIIQDLYDLSRLEARQVSFQWREMTVENVIDYFYDRFELDITSRGVRYEYNVKDVIKKERGATARVVVDLDRLEQVMSNLVFNAIKHTSKGGHVEVRFETQEVKQMPSQESSFSDSALVMSVHDNGQGIREDELPQIFDRFFRGDESRTSKGGNTGLGLAISKEIVEYHKGRIWAKSKTDAGSSFYVALPLQPVKGVVDVG; encoded by the coding sequence ATGAAGATTTTGAGACTAGCAGGTCTGTTGGCAATCTTATATCTAGTGCTTGATTCTCTCCCTGAAACAGTAACTAAAGCATCTTCTATAAAGGTGGACGGTGAATCGGACCGTTACGAACTCCATTCTCAGATGGAATTGTTAGAAGATAAGGACCGCCAATGGGACATAGAGAAGGTGAGGCAGCCACCATTGAATGCACAATTTATTGAGAGTGGCAAAGGGGTGCCGAGTTATGGTTACACGTCCGCGGTTTATTGGGTTCGATTCGAAGTACATAACACGACATCTGAGGAGAACTGGTTATTAGAAGTTCCGTATCCGCCTCATGATGCGATAACGTTATACACTGAGGAGAATGGGAGTTTTACTAGTAATGAAACGGGAGATTTATTGCCGTTTGTGGAACGCGATGTTGAGCATCGGAATTTCGTATATCAGTTATCGTTGGAAGAGGATTCATCTCAGACCTTTTATGTAAGGTTTGAGAGTGAAGGCTCCATGCAGCTTCCATTAACATTATGGTCGGAGGAACAGTTTCTTCAAAAAAGTCAGCATGAATACCTTTTGCTCGGTTTGTATTATGGGATTGGGTTTGTGATGATTTTGTACAATTTATTTTTATTTTTTTCGCTCAGGTTACGTAGTTATCTGTGGTATGTCTTGTTCATATTTAGTTTACTATTTGTTCATTTTACGCTGAACGGCTTAGCATTCCAGTATGTATGGCCAGAATTACCATGGTGGAATCACCGGGCGATTGTATTTTTTATGGCGGTGGCAAATGGAACGGCTCTCTTGTTTTCGAGGAGCTTTTTAAATCTTCGTCTCCACATCCCTAAACTTGACTCGATGTTTAAGTGGTTTGTACTTTTTCAATTTTTTATAGCTGTCATTTTAATGGTAAACTACCAGCTAGCTTTGAATTTGGTGATGGGCTCTACCATTGTCCTTGTTTTTGCAGTCATTTGTGCTGCGTTTATTTGTTGGAAACGTGGGTACCGTCCAGCTCGTTTTTTCTTGTTTGGATGGGTGATCTTCCTCATTGGAGTGTTTGTTTCATCTTTAGCAGATGCGGGTCTCATTCCCGTTTTGTTTCTAACGAAGTACGCTTCTCAAATTGGATCGGTGTTGGAAGTTATTCTTTTTTCCCTTGCGTTAGCGGATAAATTTAAGATTCTTCAGCTTGAGAAAGAGCATGCTGAACGAGAAGCGAAAGAAAGTCAGAAAATGGCTGTTGAACACTTGCAGTGGGCTAACAAAATGAAAGATGATTTTTTAGCGTCAACGACTCATGAGCTGCGAACGCCATTAAATGGGATTATCGGGATAGCAGAATCTTTAAAAGACGGAGCGGCTGGTGAGGCAGATGAACGATTAAAGCAAAACCTCGGACTCATTATTAGCAGTGGCATGCGCTTATCACACTTAGTTAATGACCTGTTGGATTATTCGAAGCTAAAGCATAAAGACATCTTACTTAAAATAAAACCGGTTCGTGTGAGAGAAATGGTGGATGTTATTTTTTCACTCCTTTCGTCATTAAAACGAGAGTCGGTCCAGTTTGAAAATAATGTTCCAGTAAATTTGCCACCAGCAAAAGCAGATGAGGATCGGATACAGCAAATCTTTTATAACTTAATAGGAAACGCCCTTAAATTCACTGAAAAAGGAAGCATTTCCGTTTCTGCATTTTTAAAAGACGACAAAGTTACCATTGAGATTGCCGATACTGGAAAAGGCATTACACCCACTACGATGGAGGTCTTGTTTGATGACTTCGAACAAGGCGAAGGTGCTCATAAGAAAATGGGGACTGGAATTGGTCTAAGTATTACGAAACATCTTGTGGAGCTGCACGGCGGGAGCATTCGAGTTGATTCTAGAATAGGAAAAGGATCGACCTTTTCATTTGATATGCCATTTTATGCTGACGGGACAGTGCAAAAACATGATGAGGCTCAGCCAGGTGTGAATGCAATTGAATTTCCGGTTTTTGGGACGAAGAGGATGAAGTCAGAAAAAGGAACCATTCTTGTAGCAGATGATGAACGGGTAAACTTACAAGTGATTGTCAATCAACTGGTGTTAAATGGATATGAAGTACTCATGGCCCAGAACGGTCAGCAAGTTCTTGAGATGGTAAAAGAACCTGGGAGGATCGATCTCATTATACTAGATGTCATGATGCCGAAAAAAACGGGTTATGAAGTAAGCCGTGAAATAAGGAAGTCGTTTTCGCTGACTGAACTGCCGATTCTTATTCTTACCGCTCGAAGTGATATAAAAGATATTGTTACTGCTTTTGAGTCTGGTGCAAACGATTATTTAATGAAGCCCTGCTCAAAAGAAGAGTTGCTGGCTAGGGTGGAGACGCTCATGACGCTAGAGAAAGTAATGGAGCAAGTACATGAGAAAGCTGAACAGTTGAGTGTGCTCAATGAGGAACTTTCACGATTAAACAACAATTTAGAAGCTAGGGTAAAAGATAGAACGGAACGTCTAGAGAAAAAAACAAATGAGCTAGCGAGGGTAGAAGCTTCAAGGAGGAAGCTATTATCGAATATCTCTCATGAGTTAGGCACACCCATGACGTCTCTTCAAGGGTATGTAAAAGCGATGATTGATGGGATAGTTGAAGTCAATGACCCTCACTATTTAAATTTGATCTACCAGAAGGTCTGCTTTTTAGACCGGATAATACAAGACTTATATGACCTGTCCAGGCTTGAAGCGAGACAAGTAAGCTTTCAATGGCGTGAAATGACGGTGGAAAATGTGATCGACTATTTTTACGATAGATTTGAGCTGGATATTACCTCTCGGGGAGTTCGATATGAATACAATGTAAAAGACGTGATAAAAAAAGAGCGAGGTGCGACTGCTCGAGTCGTTGTAGATTTGGACCGCCTTGAGCAAGTGATGTCCAACCTTGTGTTTAATGCAATAAAGCACACATCTAAAGGCGGCCATGTTGAAGTAAGGTTTGAAACACAAGAGGTAAAACAAATGCCGTCTCAAGAGTCATCTTTTAGCGATTCTGCTTTAGTAATGAGCGTGCATGACAATGGACAAGGCATTCGCGAAGATGAATTGCCACAAATTTTTGATCGTTTTTTCAGGGGAGATGAATCTCGGACGAGTAAAGGGGGCAACACTGGGCTTGGTTTAGCCATTTCAAAAGAAATTGTCGAGTACCATAAGGGAAGAATTTGGGCTAAAAGCAAAACCGATGCAGGAAGCTCTTTTTATGTAGCGTTGCCTTTACAACCAGTGAAAGGAGTGGTCGATGTTGGCTAG
- a CDS encoding anti-repressor SinI family protein, which yields MQIQKDSQKLDAEWIELVEEAKELGLTVDEIRRYLKNGAIPEGKTEEALVKKVP from the coding sequence ATGCAGATCCAAAAAGACAGCCAGAAATTAGATGCCGAATGGATTGAACTGGTGGAGGAGGCCAAGGAATTAGGGTTAACAGTCGATGAAATTAGACGCTATTTAAAAAATGGAGCAATCCCAGAGGGGAAGACGGAAGAAGCTTTGGTCAAGAAAGTGCCGTGA
- a CDS encoding response regulator transcription factor — protein MLASERVLIVEDDKEIQQLLKLYLDNEFAVYTAEDGEEVLRCVEEIEPDLILLDILLPKLNGIDACKKLRLKGKTAPVIFLSCKRENEDKIIGLDAGGDDYITKPFDPGEVVARVKAHLRRAKMNQGSFGESSDGVKTFGSLKINVNSYTVSINNKPVSLYAKEMQLLLFFVNRPGQVFSTEQLYDQVWGTDRYGDMKTVMVHISNLRKKIEENPAVPLYIQTIRGFGYKFNPVTI, from the coding sequence ATGTTGGCTAGTGAACGAGTGTTGATCGTAGAAGATGACAAAGAAATTCAACAGCTCCTCAAGTTGTATTTGGATAATGAATTTGCTGTTTATACCGCAGAGGACGGTGAGGAGGTACTGCGGTGTGTTGAAGAAATAGAGCCGGATTTGATTTTATTAGATATTCTCCTTCCGAAACTGAATGGTATTGACGCTTGTAAAAAATTGAGATTGAAAGGAAAGACAGCACCGGTTATATTTTTAAGCTGTAAACGAGAAAATGAGGATAAAATTATTGGACTTGATGCAGGTGGGGACGATTATATTACCAAGCCCTTTGACCCAGGTGAGGTAGTTGCTCGTGTAAAAGCTCATTTAAGAAGAGCAAAAATGAATCAAGGATCATTTGGTGAATCGTCTGATGGAGTTAAGACATTTGGCTCGCTAAAAATAAACGTGAACAGCTATACAGTTTCCATTAACAACAAACCAGTAAGCCTCTACGCAAAAGAAATGCAGCTGCTCTTATTTTTTGTAAACCGGCCTGGTCAAGTTTTTAGCACGGAGCAACTGTATGATCAGGTCTGGGGTACTGACCGGTACGGCGACATGAAAACGGTCATGGTACATATCAGCAACCTAAGAAAGAAAATAGAAGAAAACCCGGCTGTGCCTCTATACATTCAGACGATCAGAGGCTTTGGATACAAATTTAACCCCGTAACGATATAA
- a CDS encoding UDP-N-acetylmuramoyl-tripeptide--D-alanyl-D-alanine ligase codes for MRPLKPSIPTIGVTGSAGKSTTCEFIYSILSTRWNVLKTKGNNNLPRHTKKTISQIRSHHKAVILEMGLGRDAGRYHFSHVRPNFGVITNIGTAHFGKLGNSIQATAKSKSVLIRNLSSSGTLLINQDDNNSKLLKITPFKGTIITVGIKNKATYNGLNVRYLETGMSFQVVLNKKRENFFIPTFGRHNVINALFAIAISHRLGFTPAQMRLGLKKFRVPLSRLKVTKLPQNSLLIDDTFNANPQSVKAAADVLENVAKKKRKIIILGSMLELGDLSTAGHQSVGEYLAKKNIQKIYTYGNAARWICKAAVKHGFPAKNVHSFTDRTKLHNELKKTFSPNTVYLVKGSHRKRMTITVGFLARYSTRKRKTRSKRKKA; via the coding sequence TTGAGACCACTAAAGCCCTCCATTCCAACCATTGGAGTTACCGGAAGCGCCGGAAAATCTACAACATGTGAATTTATATATTCAATCTTGAGTACAAGATGGAACGTGTTAAAAACAAAAGGAAATAATAATTTACCACGGCATACAAAAAAGACGATCAGTCAGATTCGCTCACACCACAAGGCCGTTATTTTGGAGATGGGGTTAGGTCGTGATGCCGGCAGATATCATTTTAGTCACGTTCGCCCTAACTTTGGTGTTATTACCAACATTGGAACAGCTCATTTCGGAAAACTTGGTAATAGTATCCAAGCTACAGCTAAATCTAAATCAGTCTTAATTCGTAACTTAAGCTCTTCAGGAACGTTACTAATCAACCAAGACGACAACAACTCAAAATTACTGAAAATTACACCTTTCAAAGGAACCATTATCACTGTTGGCATTAAAAATAAAGCAACCTATAATGGTCTAAACGTTCGTTATTTAGAAACAGGTATGAGCTTTCAAGTCGTTTTAAATAAGAAAAGAGAAAACTTTTTCATCCCTACATTCGGACGCCACAATGTGATTAACGCTTTATTTGCGATCGCCATCAGCCACCGCCTTGGCTTTACTCCTGCACAAATGAGGTTAGGCTTAAAGAAATTCCGAGTTCCGTTAAGTCGCTTAAAGGTAACCAAACTGCCACAAAACTCTCTCCTCATTGATGACACGTTCAATGCAAATCCGCAATCTGTTAAAGCAGCGGCGGATGTCCTCGAAAATGTAGCGAAAAAGAAAAGGAAGATTATTATTTTAGGAAGTATGCTCGAACTTGGGGATCTCTCTACAGCAGGACATCAGTCTGTCGGGGAGTATTTGGCTAAAAAGAACATCCAAAAAATCTACACCTATGGAAATGCGGCCAGGTGGATCTGTAAAGCTGCAGTTAAGCATGGTTTTCCTGCTAAAAATGTTCACTCGTTTACAGACCGAACCAAACTCCACAATGAGTTAAAGAAAACTTTTAGCCCCAACACTGTATATCTAGTTAAAGGTTCTCACCGAAAGCGAATGACGATAACCGTAGGCTTTCTCGCCAGATACAGCACTCGTAAGCGAAAAACAAGAAGCAAAAGAAAAAAAGCATAG
- a CDS encoding tetratricopeptide repeat protein: MQRLNLHHHQEIRQLLRQWKGAILYRDKEKAEHFYTLVNNAMKKNSNTELFILHSLLTARHHLLHRKIDNAEIILDNLSKIIYDEKKPLILYYFHKFSALLAFLKLDFQEAQKSYHRAFLLRTSTDLSKMEEADLYFQLSLVAIKVHEVNQSINYAQKAIPLYSELNFFERMTDCYILMALAHKRVNDFEKAENYLLLSMQMAKDIDNVELIGRVLTNLGEFYAKSGDHDTAISFYKEGFEHKTGRGKTVTVYSILQELNKTNRTAEMAEWLEIGYELTKGHEDDPYTYHITYFYLQHSTTNAHLLEDFLKNKAIPFFQRIGDREQIHFYAEKLAETYIEKEDFIQATFYLKLSNKHLKEVAHFQ; encoded by the coding sequence ATGCAAAGACTGAACCTTCATCATCACCAAGAAATTCGTCAGCTTTTGCGTCAGTGGAAAGGTGCAATTTTATACCGTGACAAAGAAAAGGCAGAGCATTTTTATACGCTTGTAAATAATGCAATGAAGAAGAATTCTAATACAGAATTGTTTATTTTACACAGTTTATTGACAGCACGACATCACTTGCTCCACCGAAAAATTGACAATGCTGAAATTATTTTAGATAATTTAAGCAAGATTATTTATGATGAAAAAAAACCATTAATCTTATACTATTTTCATAAATTCTCAGCTTTGCTAGCTTTTTTAAAGCTAGATTTTCAAGAAGCTCAAAAAAGTTATCACCGTGCATTTCTGTTACGGACAAGCACGGATTTATCAAAAATGGAAGAAGCTGATCTCTACTTTCAACTTTCGCTAGTAGCAATTAAAGTTCATGAAGTGAACCAAAGCATTAATTACGCACAAAAAGCAATCCCGCTATATAGTGAATTGAACTTCTTTGAACGAATGACCGACTGCTATATCTTAATGGCATTAGCACATAAACGGGTAAATGATTTCGAAAAAGCGGAAAATTACTTGTTATTAAGCATGCAAATGGCAAAAGACATTGATAATGTTGAGTTAATTGGCAGAGTGCTTACAAACCTCGGCGAATTTTATGCAAAATCCGGCGATCATGATACGGCCATTTCGTTTTATAAAGAAGGGTTCGAACACAAGACTGGACGAGGAAAAACTGTGACAGTCTACTCCATTCTTCAGGAATTAAATAAAACGAATCGAACGGCTGAAATGGCCGAATGGTTAGAAATAGGGTACGAACTAACAAAGGGTCATGAAGATGACCCCTATACTTACCATATCACCTATTTTTACTTGCAGCACTCTACAACGAACGCTCATTTACTAGAAGATTTCTTAAAAAATAAGGCGATTCCTTTCTTCCAACGCATTGGAGATCGTGAGCAAATTCACTTTTATGCGGAAAAACTAGCAGAAACCTATATTGAAAAAGAAGATTTTATCCAAGCAACTTTCTATCTAAAATTGAGCAATAAACACCTTAAGGAAGTAGCTCACTTTCAATAA
- a CDS encoding futalosine hydrolase, giving the protein MSENTDLHTKILIITSVEAEKEAVLNGLEDDPRFNVVVGGVGLASAAASTGAALAKNAYDLVINMGIGGGFAGRAEVGSLVISSEIVAADLGAETMEGFKPIDELGLGNSRILCDEERGGRLKIALEKMNLSVHSGLILTLSTVTGTAETARALSNRFPEVFSEAMEGYGVGIAAKQYDRPVMEVRSISNTVGPRDRGAWKIIEALAQLTKASRVLREVI; this is encoded by the coding sequence ATGAGTGAAAATACAGATTTACATACAAAGATTCTAATTATTACTTCTGTGGAGGCGGAAAAAGAAGCTGTGCTTAATGGGCTTGAAGATGATCCGCGTTTTAATGTAGTTGTTGGAGGTGTCGGCTTGGCTTCGGCAGCTGCCAGTACAGGAGCAGCATTAGCAAAAAACGCTTACGATCTTGTCATTAATATGGGGATTGGTGGTGGTTTTGCTGGAAGAGCAGAGGTAGGTTCTCTTGTCATCTCCAGTGAAATTGTCGCAGCTGACTTAGGAGCGGAAACAATGGAAGGATTTAAACCGATAGATGAATTGGGCTTGGGTAACTCACGAATTTTGTGTGACGAAGAACGAGGAGGACGATTAAAGATAGCGCTGGAGAAGATGAATTTATCTGTCCATTCCGGCCTGATTCTCACGCTTTCTACTGTCACCGGAACGGCAGAGACGGCTCGAGCTCTATCCAATCGATTTCCCGAAGTTTTTTCCGAGGCGATGGAAGGGTATGGCGTTGGCATTGCGGCTAAGCAATATGACCGTCCGGTAATGGAAGTCCGATCTATCTCTAATACCGTAGGTCCCAGGGATCGCGGTGCTTGGAAAATTATCGAGGCACTCGCTCAATTAACAAAAGCGAGCCGTGTATTACGGGAGGTTATCTAA